A DNA window from Massilia putida contains the following coding sequences:
- a CDS encoding S8 family serine peptidase codes for MSALIKILGRYGYQINTAADGTISGVTLTADAVGNFDTAGKSTSGTVRLELWLTKTPWNPATSNTGYEIAVDRFTSAANGKLEAGHYFKNVADTVPLKNLPPPGTYFVTLAAAEYTGAKPETDDGYVVDSSYAFTNLVTVGSDGSIVASGITTPSLSVASRNILEGDDGTRNMVFTVVMSHAVSYGVSVQVDTRGETAAPGVDYQSQHQTLTFAPGATTATFSVPVIGNTRFEPYRAFGVELTNAMSATIEAPGFVATGTSGGASPTSAWGVIRDDDMAAGAAAGAVIPTDEWFGDQWYLFTTNVPYAWAHATGKGIKVAVLDLGIDASNPELAPNDKLDLGRIALSLLPGGTPVKSTDNHGTEVAGVIAAARDGHGIVGVAYDAQLVSIYTSDAISAQYVTEIANGFHYAAGMDVLNDSWGVGNLLISGTNWAFYDNARDALFAPAFAALHDLAATGRNGLGTVVVQSAGNGYNYGDDTNLHNFQNSRYVVTVGAVNYTGASSYFSTTGASILVAAPGGAGYGDYASILTTDRTGAAGATPNDHVFVDGTSFSAPVVSGIVALMLEVNPHLGYRDVQQILAYTARQVGAPDKWASNGAHDWNGGGLQYGDAVQATGFGVVDALAAVRLAATWEGTPRTSANVVDVTASQTTAAAIPDNTGKFAYSAIDIDSNVVVERIDVTVNITHPFIGDLEIALMSPGHTTSYLMYRPAQGALSAVGSTQHDIHFTFDTVLDWGESARGRWTLAVIDLGTGNVGTLDNWSIDIIGHQPTQDHTFIYTAQYAQMVAADPSRGNLSDPAGGTDTINASALGSDDRIDLSGATPSVIDGANLRIAQGTTIRNAYGGDGNDVLIANAKGSVLHGMAGNDTLTGGAGNDTLDGGAGNDTIDGGAGTNTAVYHGVEANYTITKTATGFTITDKTGFDGTDQVTNVQRLQFADTAVGFDAGGHGGQAFRIFQAAFNRAPDKGGLGYWMNALDHGVSLLDVANGFIHSAEFKALYGDNPTNADLVNKYYANILHRAPDQAGADYWTKLLDQHVVTNGDVLMSISESAENQAALVGVLQNGFEYTPYG; via the coding sequence ATGAGCGCACTGATCAAAATCCTCGGTAGATACGGTTATCAGATCAACACGGCTGCGGACGGTACGATCAGCGGGGTCACCTTGACCGCCGACGCCGTCGGCAATTTCGATACTGCCGGCAAGTCGACGTCCGGCACGGTACGGCTGGAGCTCTGGCTGACCAAGACGCCGTGGAACCCGGCCACCTCGAATACCGGCTATGAAATCGCAGTCGATCGATTCACCAGCGCCGCGAACGGCAAGCTCGAGGCAGGCCATTATTTCAAGAACGTTGCCGACACGGTCCCGCTGAAAAACCTGCCGCCGCCCGGCACCTATTTCGTGACCCTCGCCGCCGCCGAATACACGGGAGCGAAGCCGGAAACGGACGATGGCTACGTCGTCGACAGTTCGTACGCGTTCACGAATCTCGTGACGGTGGGCAGCGACGGCAGCATTGTTGCGAGCGGGATCACGACACCGAGCCTGAGCGTCGCCTCCCGGAATATCCTCGAAGGCGATGACGGCACGCGCAACATGGTGTTCACGGTCGTGATGTCGCATGCCGTGTCGTACGGCGTGTCGGTGCAGGTCGACACGCGCGGCGAAACGGCCGCGCCCGGCGTCGACTACCAGTCGCAGCATCAGACGCTGACGTTCGCGCCGGGCGCGACGACGGCGACGTTCAGCGTTCCGGTGATCGGTAACACGCGCTTCGAACCGTACCGGGCGTTCGGCGTCGAGCTGACCAACGCAATGAGCGCCACGATCGAGGCGCCGGGGTTCGTCGCGACCGGCACGTCCGGTGGCGCCAGCCCGACCAGCGCCTGGGGCGTGATCCGCGACGACGACATGGCCGCAGGCGCGGCCGCGGGTGCGGTGATACCGACGGATGAGTGGTTCGGGGACCAGTGGTATCTGTTTACGACGAACGTGCCGTACGCATGGGCACACGCGACCGGCAAAGGTATCAAGGTCGCCGTGCTCGACCTGGGCATCGACGCTTCCAATCCGGAGCTGGCGCCGAACGACAAACTGGACCTGGGCCGGATCGCCTTGTCCCTGCTGCCCGGCGGGACCCCGGTCAAGTCGACGGACAACCACGGCACCGAAGTCGCCGGGGTGATCGCCGCCGCCAGGGACGGCCATGGCATCGTCGGCGTCGCCTACGATGCGCAGCTCGTGTCGATCTACACGTCCGACGCGATCAGTGCCCAATACGTGACGGAAATCGCGAATGGCTTCCATTACGCGGCCGGCATGGATGTGCTGAACGATTCCTGGGGGGTCGGTAACCTGCTGATATCCGGAACGAACTGGGCCTTTTACGACAACGCGCGCGATGCCCTGTTCGCGCCCGCATTCGCCGCGCTGCACGATCTCGCCGCGACCGGGCGCAACGGCCTGGGCACGGTCGTCGTGCAGTCGGCGGGCAACGGCTACAACTACGGCGACGATACGAACCTGCACAATTTTCAGAACAGCCGGTACGTCGTCACGGTCGGTGCCGTCAATTACACCGGTGCGTCGTCCTACTTCAGCACGACGGGCGCCTCGATCCTGGTCGCGGCGCCGGGCGGGGCCGGCTACGGCGACTACGCCAGCATCCTGACCACCGACCGCACCGGTGCGGCCGGCGCCACCCCTAACGACCATGTATTCGTCGACGGCACGTCCTTTTCGGCGCCGGTCGTCAGCGGCATCGTGGCGCTGATGCTCGAAGTAAACCCGCACCTGGGCTACCGCGACGTCCAGCAGATCCTCGCCTACACGGCGCGGCAGGTCGGCGCGCCCGACAAATGGGCCTCGAACGGCGCCCATGACTGGAATGGCGGCGGCCTGCAATACGGCGACGCCGTGCAGGCGACCGGCTTCGGCGTCGTCGATGCCCTTGCGGCCGTGCGCCTGGCCGCGACGTGGGAGGGCACGCCGCGCACGTCCGCCAATGTCGTGGACGTGACCGCATCGCAGACCACCGCCGCGGCGATTCCCGACAATACCGGCAAGTTCGCCTACAGTGCCATCGACATCGACAGCAACGTCGTCGTGGAACGCATCGACGTCACGGTCAACATCACGCACCCCTTCATCGGCGACCTCGAAATTGCGCTGATGTCGCCCGGCCATACGACCAGCTACCTGATGTATCGTCCGGCGCAAGGCGCGCTCAGCGCCGTCGGTTCGACCCAGCATGACATCCATTTCACGTTCGACACCGTGCTCGACTGGGGCGAGAGTGCACGGGGCCGCTGGACGCTCGCCGTCATCGACCTCGGCACCGGCAACGTCGGCACCCTGGACAACTGGAGCATCGACATCATCGGCCACCAGCCCACGCAGGACCACACCTTCATCTACACGGCGCAGTACGCGCAGATGGTCGCCGCCGACCCGTCGCGCGGCAACCTGAGCGACCCGGCCGGCGGCACCGACACCATCAATGCCAGCGCGCTCGGCAGCGACGACCGCATCGACCTCTCCGGCGCCACGCCGTCCGTGATCGACGGCGCCAACCTGAGGATCGCACAAGGGACGACGATCCGGAATGCGTACGGCGGCGACGGCAACGACGTGCTGATCGCGAACGCCAAGGGCAGCGTCCTGCACGGCATGGCCGGCAACGACACGCTGACCGGCGGCGCCGGCAACGACACGCTCGACGGCGGCGCCGGCAACGACACGATCGACGGCGGCGCGGGCACCAACACGGCGGTCTACCACGGTGTCGAGGCGAATTACACCATCACGAAGACCGCCACCGGCTTCACGATCACGGACAAGACGGGGTTTGATGGCACCGACCAGGTGACGAACGTGCAGCGCCTGCAGTTTGCCGACACGGCGGTCGGATTCGACGCCGGCGGCCATGGCGGCCAGGCCTTCCGCATCTTCCAGGCCGCGTTCAACCGCGCACCCGACAAGGGCGGCCTGGGCTACTGGATGAATGCGCTGGACCACGGCGTGTCGCTGCTCGACGTGGCCAACGGCTTCATCCACTCGGCGGAATTCAAGGCCCTGTACGGCGACAACCCGACCAATGCCGATCTCGTGAACAAATACTACGCCAACATCCTGCACCGGGCGCCGGACCAGGCGGGTGCCGATTACTGGACCAAGCTGCTCGACCAGCATGTGGTGACCAATGGCGACGTGCTCATGAGCATCAGTGAAAGCGCCGAGAACCAGGCGGCGCTGGTGGGCGTGCTGCAGAACGGTTTCGAGTACACGCCTTACGGCTGA
- a CDS encoding MipA/OmpV family protein, whose product MNKLLFLALSAACGTTWAQTPATNPMPDGSRDMYVGLGVQSAPRWDGTGSRKVSALPVLQVQWSNGLFISGMSAGMHLSSSPMVEYGPLLAVQPGRDRTGTGRTFDGIGSAGTTLIGPVPDPIDKRNSRGTDLDGMDKIGARLQGGVFANYYLTPEWRVTSSLLYGAGNDHDGARLDLGVQRLAVELGGNHHVSLSAGVTAVNRHYNQTYFGVTLEEASLSRFSYYEAGGGLQDAHVGVRWNWAWSPSWMLTSNLQAKRLLGSAANSPLVERSTNLTVSTAIAYRF is encoded by the coding sequence ATGAACAAGCTTCTCTTCCTTGCGCTGAGCGCCGCCTGCGGCACGACGTGGGCCCAGACGCCGGCGACCAACCCCATGCCCGACGGCAGCCGCGACATGTACGTGGGCCTGGGCGTGCAGTCGGCGCCGCGCTGGGACGGGACGGGAAGCCGCAAGGTATCAGCGTTGCCGGTGCTCCAGGTTCAATGGAGCAACGGCCTTTTTATTTCCGGCATGAGCGCCGGCATGCATCTGTCCAGCAGTCCGATGGTCGAATACGGTCCGCTGCTGGCCGTCCAGCCGGGCCGTGACCGGACCGGGACCGGCCGGACGTTCGACGGCATCGGCAGCGCCGGAACGACCCTGATCGGCCCGGTCCCCGATCCGATCGACAAGCGCAATTCGCGCGGCACCGACCTGGACGGCATGGACAAGATCGGCGCGCGCCTGCAGGGCGGCGTCTTCGCGAACTATTACCTGACGCCGGAGTGGCGCGTGACGAGCAGCCTGCTGTATGGCGCCGGCAACGACCACGACGGGGCCCGCCTCGACCTGGGCGTGCAGCGGCTCGCCGTCGAGCTGGGCGGCAACCACCACGTGTCGCTGTCGGCCGGCGTCACGGCCGTGAACCGCCACTACAACCAGACGTATTTCGGCGTCACCCTGGAGGAGGCCTCGCTCAGCCGCTTTTCGTACTACGAGGCGGGCGGCGGCCTGCAGGACGCGCACGTCGGCGTGCGCTGGAACTGGGCCTGGTCGCCCTCGTGGATGCTGACGTCGAACCTGCAGGCGAAGCGCCTGCTGGGCAGCGCCGCGAACAGCCCGCTCGTGGAGCGGTCCACCAACCTGACGGTCTCGACCGCCATCGCCTACCGGTTCTGA
- a CDS encoding response regulator transcription factor, with product MYRVLLVEDDPRLAELVTEYLSSYEFAVDLVTRGDAALEHFKTASPDIVVLDLMLPGMDGMVVCRQIRDVSDVPILILTAREDTYDEVSGLEQGADDFVNKPVQPRVLLARLRALVRRTQTKASTDSRVLEFGALRIMTSDRSVTWRDQPCILSNTEYKLLLVLAEAAGRVLSRDELLKKMRGIEFDGLDRSIDNCISKLRRKFDDNLSEKIKTVWGEGYLFSPSAWN from the coding sequence ATGTATCGCGTACTGTTGGTGGAAGACGATCCGCGCCTGGCGGAACTGGTGACGGAATACCTGTCCAGCTACGAATTCGCGGTCGACCTCGTGACGCGGGGCGACGCCGCGCTGGAGCACTTCAAGACGGCCTCGCCCGACATCGTCGTGCTCGACCTCATGCTGCCCGGCATGGACGGGATGGTCGTGTGCCGCCAGATCCGCGACGTGTCCGACGTGCCGATCCTGATCCTCACGGCGCGCGAGGACACCTACGATGAAGTCTCGGGCCTCGAGCAAGGCGCGGACGACTTCGTCAACAAGCCCGTGCAGCCGCGCGTACTGCTGGCGCGCCTGCGCGCGCTGGTGCGCCGCACGCAGACGAAGGCGTCCACCGACTCCCGCGTGCTCGAGTTCGGCGCGCTGCGCATCATGACGAGCGACCGCAGCGTCACGTGGCGCGACCAGCCGTGCATCCTCAGCAATACGGAATACAAGCTGCTGCTCGTGCTGGCGGAGGCCGCCGGGCGCGTGCTGTCGCGCGACGAGCTGCTCAAGAAGATGCGCGGCATCGAGTTCGACGGCCTCGACCGCAGCATCGACAACTGCATCTCCAAGCTGCGCCGCAAGTTCGACGACAATCTGTCGGAAAAGATCAAGACCGTGTGGGGCGAGGGCTACCTCTTTTCCCCGTCGGCCTGGAACTAG
- a CDS encoding ATP-binding protein — MNRLFFRFFVLVMLSITAATFVIYFVFARLFGDPLDDIARRQASAQIFLLEQYVDRAPADEWLGRLNKVREVSDAHFDLIPLDQARAALPARQHAALERGEVVLDPQHKAFFRRVDLRGDRYIGSNEEAIRAYNLPIDLGQALAMEVVRYVVVALALLVPIALWSRSHWRALQTLSRVADEFGAGQLSARAHLKPADAVYPLAERINAMAGRIQGLLEAQKNLLHSVSHELRTPIARLEFALELLHARADDPALAKRITAMEGDLAELNELVNELLSMSKLDNAQGPQRTLFELEPLLRECTDGLHPRPQRLHVDLGERLGSMDADRRLLGRAIGNLLRNAQKYAAHEVALRVRRDDCRIEIAVEDDGPGIPEEERERIFEPFYRLDRSRDRATGGFGLGLSIAHKAVTLHGGQLKVEQSTLGGARFVISVPDGVLAS; from the coding sequence GTGAATCGCCTGTTCTTCCGTTTTTTCGTACTCGTGATGCTGTCGATCACGGCCGCGACGTTCGTGATCTATTTCGTGTTCGCCCGCCTGTTCGGCGACCCGCTCGACGACATCGCGCGGCGCCAGGCGTCGGCGCAGATCTTCCTGCTCGAACAATATGTGGACCGCGCCCCGGCCGACGAGTGGCTGGGCCGCCTGAACAAGGTGCGCGAAGTGTCCGACGCCCATTTCGACCTGATTCCGCTGGACCAGGCGCGCGCCGCCCTGCCCGCCCGCCAGCATGCGGCGCTGGAGCGGGGCGAGGTCGTGCTGGATCCGCAGCACAAGGCGTTCTTCCGGCGCGTCGACCTGCGCGGCGACCGCTACATCGGCAGTAACGAGGAAGCGATCCGCGCATACAACCTGCCGATCGACCTCGGCCAGGCCCTCGCGATGGAAGTGGTGCGCTACGTCGTCGTGGCGCTGGCGCTGCTCGTGCCGATTGCGCTGTGGTCGCGCTCGCACTGGCGGGCGCTGCAGACGCTGTCGCGCGTGGCGGACGAATTCGGCGCCGGGCAATTGTCCGCGCGGGCGCACCTGAAGCCGGCCGATGCCGTCTATCCGCTGGCCGAACGCATCAACGCAATGGCCGGGCGCATCCAGGGATTATTGGAAGCGCAGAAGAACCTGCTGCATTCCGTCTCGCACGAATTGCGCACCCCGATCGCGCGGCTGGAGTTCGCGCTGGAACTGCTGCATGCGCGCGCGGACGATCCCGCGTTAGCCAAGCGGATCACGGCGATGGAGGGCGATCTGGCCGAGTTGAACGAGCTCGTCAATGAGCTGCTGTCGATGAGCAAGCTGGACAATGCACAAGGCCCGCAGCGCACCCTGTTCGAACTGGAACCGCTGCTGCGCGAATGCACGGACGGCCTGCATCCGCGTCCGCAGCGCCTGCACGTGGACCTGGGCGAGCGCCTTGGCAGCATGGACGCCGACCGCCGCCTGCTGGGCCGCGCCATCGGCAATCTTTTGCGGAATGCGCAGAAGTACGCGGCGCACGAGGTCGCGCTGCGCGTGCGGCGCGACGATTGCCGCATCGAGATCGCCGTCGAGGACGACGGCCCCGGCATCCCCGAAGAGGAACGGGAACGCATCTTCGAGCCGTTCTACCGCCTCGACCGCAGCCGCGACCGCGCCACCGGCGGCTTCGGCCTCGGCCTGTCGATCGCGCA
- the sodB gene encoding superoxide dismutase [Fe] produces the protein MEHTLPPLPYAKDALQPHISAETLEYHYGKHHQAYVTNLNNLIKGTEFENLSLEEIIKKSQGGVFNNSAQVWNHTFFWNCMTPNGGGAPTGPVADAINAKWGSFDKFKEEFQKSAVGNFGSGWTWLVKKADGTVDIVNTSNAGTPLTTDNKALLTCDVWEHAYYIDYRNARPKFVEAWWNVVNWDFVNQNFA, from the coding sequence ATGGAACATACCCTGCCCCCACTGCCGTACGCTAAGGACGCCCTGCAGCCGCACATCTCGGCCGAAACGCTGGAATACCACTACGGCAAGCACCATCAGGCTTACGTCACGAACCTGAACAACCTGATCAAGGGCACCGAGTTCGAAAACCTGTCGCTGGAAGAGATCATCAAGAAATCGCAAGGCGGCGTTTTCAATAACTCCGCCCAGGTGTGGAACCACACCTTCTTCTGGAACTGCATGACTCCGAACGGCGGCGGCGCGCCGACCGGCCCGGTCGCCGATGCGATCAACGCCAAGTGGGGTTCCTTCGACAAGTTCAAGGAAGAGTTCCAGAAATCGGCCGTCGGCAACTTCGGTTCGGGCTGGACCTGGCTGGTCAAGAAGGCGGACGGCACCGTCGACATCGTCAACACGTCGAACGCCGGCACCCCGCTGACCACCGACAACAAGGCCCTGCTGACCTGCGACGTCTGGGAGCACGCCTACTACATCGACTACCGCAATGCCCGTCCGAAGTTCGTCGAGGCATGGTGGAACGTCGTCAACTGGGACTTCGTGAACCAGAACTTCGCGTAA
- a CDS encoding SDR family oxidoreductase, with protein sequence MQENRIILVTGASRGIGAACALLAARRGYTVCVNYRDNAGAAAGVVRAIEAAGGQAFAVAADVADEGAVERLFAEIDTRCGRLDALVNNAGILARQSRVEHMNAERINRILATNVTGSFLCAREAVRRMSTRHGGRGGAIVNVSSRAGVLGSANEYVDYAASKAAVDALTIGLSKEVAGEGIRVNGVRPGLIDTDMHASGGEPGRIRRLQSSVPMARGGTADEVAAAVLWLLSDEASYATGTFIDVSGGR encoded by the coding sequence ATGCAAGAAAACAGAATCATCCTCGTCACCGGCGCCAGCCGCGGCATCGGCGCCGCCTGCGCGCTGCTGGCCGCGCGACGCGGCTACACGGTCTGCGTGAATTACCGGGACAATGCCGGCGCGGCGGCCGGCGTCGTGCGCGCCATCGAAGCGGCCGGCGGGCAAGCGTTCGCCGTCGCGGCCGACGTTGCCGACGAAGGCGCCGTCGAGCGCCTCTTTGCCGAGATCGATACGCGTTGCGGCCGGCTCGATGCCCTCGTCAACAACGCCGGCATCCTCGCGCGCCAGAGCCGCGTCGAGCACATGAATGCCGAGCGCATCAACCGCATCCTCGCGACCAATGTCACCGGCAGCTTCCTGTGCGCGCGCGAAGCCGTGCGGCGCATGTCGACCCGGCACGGCGGGCGCGGCGGCGCGATCGTCAACGTCTCGTCACGCGCCGGCGTGCTCGGGTCGGCCAACGAATATGTCGATTACGCCGCGTCGAAGGCGGCGGTGGATGCGCTGACGATCGGGCTGTCGAAAGAAGTGGCGGGCGAGGGCATCCGCGTGAACGGCGTGCGGCCGGGCCTGATCGACACGGACATGCACGCCAGCGGCGGCGAGCCGGGCCGCATCCGGCGCCTGCAATCGTCCGTGCCGATGGCGCGCGGCGGGACGGCGGACGAGGTGGCGGCCGCCGTGCTGTGGCTGCTGTCGGACGAGGCGTCGTATGCGACCGGCACGTTCATCGACGTATCGGGTGGGCGCTGA